Part of the Ignavibacteriales bacterium genome is shown below.
TCATGACAAACAAAAAGTGAAGGAACTGATCTCCGATGACGTTGAAAGAAAAGATTGACTCGAACCAGTTTGTTGTATGCGGAGAAATCGGCCCGCCGCAAAGCTGCGATGGCGACGTCATCCGGAACAAATCAAAGCACTTCAAGGGCTTCGTGGATGCGGTGAATATCACCGACAACCAGAAAGCTGTCGCCAGGCTGTCGAGTATCGCTTCGGCAAAGATATTGCTTGAAGAGGGCGTTGAACCGATTATACAGATGACCTGCCGTGACCGCAACAGATTGGCGATTCAAAGCGATCTCATGGGCGCCGCTGCGTTGGGCATCCGGAATGTGCTGTGCCTGACAGGCGACCATCAGAAATTTGGCGATCATCCCGAAGCAAAGGGGGTGTTTGACCTCGATTCCATCCAGCTTGTTGCCACCGTTTCCGCGATGAACAAGGGGTTCTTGCTTTCCGGCCATGAAATGAAGAAAGCCCCTGCATTTCTTATCGGCGCGGCAGCGAATCCTTTTGCCGAGCCGTTCGAAATGCGCTTGATCCGCCTGTATAAAAAGATTGAGGCCGGGGCGCATTTTATTCAAACACAGCCCGTGTTTGACCTTGAACTTTTCGCCAAATGGATGGAACGAGTCGTCGAAATGGGTCTTCATGAGAGAACGGCAATTCTCGCCGGCGTTCTGCCTGTAAAAACAGCAAAAACGTTACTGTGGATGAAGCAAGAAGTGCCCGGCATCAGGATCCAAGACAAGTATGTTCAGCGAATGCACCAGGCGCGCGATCCCGAAGAAGAGGGCGTTAAAATCGCCGTTGAGACTATTCAAACGCTAAGACAAATGACGGGGGTCCGGGGTATTCATCTCATGCCGGCGATGTGGGAAAGTATTGTTCCGACGATCATAAAAGAAGCGAAACTTGATGTAACAAACTAGGGAGAAGGATCATGCAAGAAATTGTTGACAAAATTGCTCTGTGCGTTGCTCGAGGCAAAATATCCAAGTCATTCTGGTATCCACCTGACATGAAAGATCAGGATGGCGCCGATGAAATCGCTGCAGACGCGCTGAAGAACGGGGTTCAACCGATCGATTTGCTGGAAGGTTGTATGTTGGGAATGGAGCGGGTTGGAAAAGAGTTCAGCGATGGGACCGCGTTTGTGACAAATCTCATTGTATCTGCCGAAGCAATGAACGCTGTCATGAAACATATCAAGCCGTTTCTGGAATCCGGCGAGGTGAAGCGCAAAGGCAAGTTTGTCATCGGCACCGTTGCCGGCGATATGCACGACATCGGAAAGAATCTTGTGTCCATGATTATCAAAGGCGGCGGATTTGAAGTGATCGATCTCGGCGTTGATGTGCCGACCAATAAGTTTCTGGACGCAATCGCTCAAAACCCCGGCTGCTTTGTCGGGCTTTCCGCCTTGCTGACGACAACAAAGCCCAACATGGAAAACAGCGTGAAGGCAATTCGGAAGGCTTATCCTGACACAAAGATACTGATCGGCGGCGCCCCTATTACACAAGATTTTTGCGCTCACATTGGCGCTGATTTCTATTCGCCAAATCCACAGGGGGCGGTCGACTATTTGAATAAGAGCGTGTCGTAGTGTCTGGATGGTGAGCGGTCAGCCGTCGGCAGTCAGCTATCAACTAAGAAATGCGCGCTGATTGCTGTTAGCTATTGGCGGTTAGCCTTTGACTGGAAGCTAAAAGCTAATTGCCAATCGCCAGCTCCACTCCATGACCTCGGCACTATTGTACTAACCCCAGCTTCTTCTCTGCCTCCACGCCCGCTTCTTCCACACTGATGTGCTTTCTGTCCAGTCGGCCGAATTCCTGTGTTGGCACAATTCCAACCGGGTTGTGCCTGTAGGTGTCGACGCCGCGACAGAGATACGTTTTGAAGTACGGATTGACAGAGAGGTCGCATCTGACGATGGTGCTCGAGTAGCGGATGGTCAGTCCGGCGCGGCGGCGGTCGGAGTTGTTGGCGGGGGAGCCGT
Proteins encoded:
- a CDS encoding methylenetetrahydrofolate reductase — its product is MTLKEKIDSNQFVVCGEIGPPQSCDGDVIRNKSKHFKGFVDAVNITDNQKAVARLSSIASAKILLEEGVEPIIQMTCRDRNRLAIQSDLMGAAALGIRNVLCLTGDHQKFGDHPEAKGVFDLDSIQLVATVSAMNKGFLLSGHEMKKAPAFLIGAAANPFAEPFEMRLIRLYKKIEAGAHFIQTQPVFDLELFAKWMERVVEMGLHERTAILAGVLPVKTAKTLLWMKQEVPGIRIQDKYVQRMHQARDPEEEGVKIAVETIQTLRQMTGVRGIHLMPAMWESIVPTIIKEAKLDVTN
- a CDS encoding cobalamin-dependent protein (Presence of a B(12) (cobalamin)-binding domain implies dependence on cobalamin itself, in one of its several forms, or in some unusual lineages, dependence on a cobalamin-like analog.) encodes the protein MQEIVDKIALCVARGKISKSFWYPPDMKDQDGADEIAADALKNGVQPIDLLEGCMLGMERVGKEFSDGTAFVTNLIVSAEAMNAVMKHIKPFLESGEVKRKGKFVIGTVAGDMHDIGKNLVSMIIKGGGFEVIDLGVDVPTNKFLDAIAQNPGCFVGLSALLTTTKPNMENSVKAIRKAYPDTKILIGGAPITQDFCAHIGADFYSPNPQGAVDYLNKSVS